A portion of the Salvelinus alpinus chromosome 33, SLU_Salpinus.1, whole genome shotgun sequence genome contains these proteins:
- the LOC139563102 gene encoding tryptophan 5-hydroxylase 1-like produces the protein MYSNKIDGPRRGRSFDSMSSSLHTCYEEKQLNNEMKKCTFSKIDENKDNKSSSWENGRSLEKGRTAIAFSLKNEVGGLVKALKLFQENHVNLVHIESRKSRRRGSEFEIFVDCDSSHEQLKELTELLHKHAANVVDMDHDQPDNSSLPEEDTEDIPWFPKTISDLDMCANRVLMYGLDLDADHPGFKDNVYRKRRKHFADLAMSYKHGEPIPHIEFTEEEVKTWGVVYRELNKLYPTHACREYLKNLPLLSKHCDCREDNIPQLEDVSHFLRERTGFIIRPVAGYLSPRDFLAGLAFRVFHCTQYVRHSSDPLYTPEPDTCHELLGHVPLLAEPSFAQFSQEIGLASLGASDESVQTLATCYFFTVEFGLCKQEGKMRAYGAGLLSSISELKHALSGNAKIMPFDPKVTCKQECIITTFQDVYFVSESFEEAKVKMREFAKTIKRPFTVRYNPYTHSVDVLKDTSSINSMVEDLRHELDIVGDALQRLNKHYAV, from the exons ATGTATTCAAACAAGATTGACGGGCCGCGCAGAGGAAGGTCTTTCGACTCTATGAGTTCTTCATTGCATACTTGTTACGAGGAAAAGCAACTGAATAATGAG ATGAAAAAATGTACATTCAGCAAGATCGACGAGAACAAGGACAACAAGAGTTCATCTTGGGAGAATGGTCGGTCTTTAGAAAAGGGTCGCACAGCCATCGCCTTCTCCCTCAAGAATGAAGTTGGCGGGCTAGTTAAGGCACTAAAACTTTTTCAA GAGAACCACGTCAACCTTGTTCACATCGAGTCCCGAAAATCGAGGCGGCGTGGCTCAGAGTTTGAGATCTTTGTTGACTGTGACAGCAGCCACGAGCAACTCAAGGAGCTCACTGAGCTGCTACATAAGCACGCTGCCAACGTAGTTGATATGGACCATGACCAACCTGACAATTCCAGCCTGCCTGAAGAAG ACACTGAAGATATTCCCTGGTTCCCAAAGACAATCTCGGACCTGGACATGTGTGCTAACCGTGTCTTGATGTATGGCTTAGACCTGGATGCTGATCACCCA GGCTTCAAGGACAACGTCTATCGCAAAAGAAGGAAACACTTTGCTGATCTTGCCATGAGCTACAAACA tGGGGAACCAATTCCGCATATCGAGTTcacagaggaggaggtgaagaCCTGGGGTGTGGTCTATCGGGAGCTCAATAAGCTGTATCCAACCCATGCTTGCCGGGAGTACCTGAAGAACCTGCCACTGCTTTCCAAGCACTGTGACTGCAGGGAGGACAACATCCCCCAGCTGGAAGATGTGTCACACTTCCTCAGAG aaCGCACAGGCTTTATCATTCGACCCGTGGCAGGTTACCTCTCCCCACGAGACTTTCTGGCAGGTTTGGCTTTCCGGGTTTTCCACTGCACTCAGTATGTTCGCCACAGCTCTGATCCTCTCTACACACCTGAGCC AGACACATGTCATGAGCTTTTGGGTCATGTCCCTCTGCTGGCGGAGCCTAGTTTTGCCCAGTTCTCCCAGGAGATAGGTCTGGCTTCTCTGGGGGCCTCAGATGAGTCTGTCCAGACGCTGGCCACC TGTTACTTTTTCACAGTAGAGTTTGGCCTGTGTAAACAGGAGGGAAAGATGAGAGCCTACGGCGCAGGACTTCTCTCCTCTATCAGTGAGCTGAAG CATGCACTCTCTGGCAATGCAAAGATCATGCCCTTTGACCCCAAAGTCACCTGCAAGCAGGAGTGCATTATCACTACATTCCAAGATGTCTACTTTGTGTCAGAGAGTTTTGAAGAGGCCAAAGTCAAGATGAG AGAGTTTGCCAAGACCATCAAGCGTCCGTTTACAGTGAGGTACAACCCCTACACCCACAGTGTGGACGTGCTGAAGGACACATCCAGTATCAACAGCATGGTGGAGGATCTGAGACATGAACTGGACATCGTGGGCGACGCCCTACAGCGCCTTAACAAACACTACGCTGTCTGA